In a genomic window of Methylobacter sp. YRD-M1:
- the cas9 gene encoding type II CRISPR RNA-guided endonuclease Cas9 (Cas9, originally named Csn1, is the large, multifunctional signature protein of type II CRISPR/Cas systems. It is well known even to general audiences because its RNA-guided endonuclease activity has made it a popular tool for custom editing of eukaryotic genomes.) translates to MSKRVLGLSLSADAIGWALLEEMHGRPDGIVALGCRVLGKAVKKKTPDSKNAELTRRILQRRARRKQRMLNYLLKLNLLPQELKTSPNPEIILNRIGNPYHLRAKALDQKLSAYELGRVILHFVQRGSIPHGHKALPGDMIDDPDVLAVLAGSGKGDARTERGNEETDFKKDVAALKGAIKEAGCRTLGEYLSRLDLCDHKHNRALGACLRTDRQMHEDELELIWQQQQCHHALLTEQVKEQVERIIFYQRLPESRADRCILEPKRKQAGMARLESQRFRYLQTINSLAYFKNGAEHGVFLSAGQKGKLISLFEAEADVAFSKVRAVLGFDESMKFNLECSHKTLKGNVTACRIRKVLSAWDELGAEKQQALVEDLLTIGKKPVLKRRLAGHWGFDSVTAASLCLLELEPGYCHLSVKAINRLLPFLYQGQSYSDARVSAGYGFEIQDTEVKDKLGLPPEIANPVMQKGLHELRRLVNALIAEYGKPDTIRLRMTRDLEANARRQAEFIRQQKAKARANEGAMLMFQDMKRRNPYLNPSCVPDKTVQLKYRLWRDQHQRCAYSGLRISSSALFGSEVEIDHILPYGESLDDSYMNKVLCYRKENRSKGHKTPIDAFGGHDGQWNNIVQNLNRWDRSLAPKKKRFFVTAAELRKADFIGKQLNDARYISRITHDYLKQLGTEVSVGKGMMTAWIRQRWGLNSQLGSAPFKGRSDRRNHAIDALVIACMDRPFYKRLVEAARDMEHKQSQLNLDDLPIEPAWQTLREDLQYALSNMLVAHAPLLKETMACRIHRRPLNDTFTQINKIIDPAVRQIVAQHLERYNSKPKAAFAEGVTVYHKDGKTPIRRVRILRPEIALPNPETTQTGAIGEQGRVFKGLDGCHHVKIFRHKNTGEYVGDFVDVMEVRSLGKQKQPVIETDQAEQFEFVMALYVNDTVSVEEAGRRIFYRVQKLDAGSNGCTLRLHSAASSDGKDEEIHFSINEASFNRWRLRKHKVNAIGKLIGC, encoded by the coding sequence ATGAGCAAGAGAGTTCTGGGATTAAGTTTGAGTGCAGATGCCATTGGCTGGGCATTGCTTGAAGAAATGCACGGCAGACCTGATGGGATAGTGGCTTTGGGTTGTCGGGTTTTAGGCAAAGCCGTTAAAAAGAAAACACCGGACTCTAAAAATGCCGAATTAACTCGACGCATTCTCCAACGCAGAGCCAGACGAAAGCAACGAATGCTCAATTATCTGTTAAAGCTGAATCTTTTACCGCAAGAACTGAAAACATCGCCCAATCCAGAGATCATATTGAACCGGATCGGCAATCCCTATCACTTGCGCGCAAAAGCGCTGGATCAAAAATTATCTGCATATGAACTTGGCCGGGTGATCCTGCATTTTGTCCAGCGCGGAAGTATTCCACACGGCCATAAAGCCTTGCCGGGCGATATGATCGACGATCCCGATGTGCTGGCGGTTCTGGCCGGGTCTGGCAAGGGCGATGCCCGTACCGAGCGGGGCAATGAAGAAACGGATTTTAAAAAGGATGTCGCTGCATTAAAGGGGGCTATAAAAGAGGCAGGCTGCCGGACGCTGGGGGAATATCTGTCGAGGCTGGACCTTTGCGATCATAAGCATAATCGAGCCCTTGGCGCGTGTTTGCGTACGGACCGGCAAATGCATGAAGATGAGCTGGAACTGATATGGCAACAACAGCAATGCCACCACGCCTTGTTAACGGAACAGGTCAAAGAGCAGGTGGAGCGTATCATCTTTTATCAAAGGCTACCAGAATCTCGGGCTGACCGGTGCATTCTGGAGCCCAAACGCAAACAGGCCGGTATGGCTCGGCTGGAAAGTCAGCGATTTCGCTATCTGCAGACTATAAATAGTCTGGCGTACTTTAAGAATGGTGCCGAACATGGGGTATTTTTATCAGCCGGGCAAAAAGGCAAATTGATCTCATTGTTCGAAGCCGAAGCCGATGTGGCGTTTTCAAAGGTACGGGCGGTACTAGGCTTCGATGAAAGCATGAAATTCAATCTGGAATGCAGTCATAAAACGCTGAAAGGCAATGTGACTGCCTGCCGGATCAGAAAAGTTCTGAGCGCATGGGATGAGTTGGGGGCTGAGAAACAGCAGGCCCTGGTTGAAGATCTGCTGACCATCGGCAAGAAGCCGGTTCTGAAGAGAAGGCTGGCCGGGCACTGGGGCTTTGATTCGGTCACTGCTGCCAGTCTGTGTCTGTTGGAGCTTGAGCCGGGATATTGCCATCTTTCCGTTAAGGCCATCAATAGGCTGCTGCCTTTCCTTTATCAGGGGCAAAGTTATTCCGATGCGCGGGTTAGTGCGGGGTATGGCTTTGAAATTCAAGATACGGAAGTAAAAGATAAGCTCGGCCTGCCGCCTGAAATCGCCAATCCCGTCATGCAAAAAGGACTGCATGAACTCAGGCGATTGGTCAATGCCCTGATCGCCGAGTATGGCAAGCCCGATACGATCAGACTCCGGATGACGCGCGACCTGGAAGCGAATGCCAGACGCCAGGCAGAATTCATCAGGCAGCAAAAGGCCAAGGCCCGGGCCAATGAGGGGGCGATGCTGATGTTTCAGGACATGAAGCGGCGGAATCCGTATCTGAATCCGTCCTGCGTCCCCGATAAAACCGTTCAACTGAAATACCGGCTATGGCGCGATCAACACCAGCGCTGCGCTTACTCCGGCCTGCGCATCAGCTCATCGGCTCTGTTTGGCTCCGAAGTTGAGATTGACCATATTTTGCCCTACGGCGAGTCACTGGACGATTCCTACATGAACAAAGTGTTGTGCTACCGCAAGGAAAACCGCAGCAAGGGCCATAAAACGCCCATTGATGCGTTTGGCGGCCATGATGGGCAATGGAATAACATTGTACAAAACCTCAATCGCTGGGATAGGTCTCTTGCGCCGAAGAAAAAGCGTTTTTTCGTGACGGCGGCAGAACTGCGGAAAGCGGATTTTATCGGCAAGCAGCTCAATGATGCGCGCTACATCAGCCGCATAACGCATGACTATTTGAAACAGCTGGGAACGGAAGTTTCGGTCGGTAAAGGCATGATGACGGCATGGATCCGGCAGCGATGGGGATTGAACAGTCAGCTCGGCAGCGCACCTTTCAAAGGTCGGTCCGACCGCCGGAATCATGCGATTGATGCGTTGGTTATTGCGTGCATGGATCGGCCGTTTTACAAGCGTCTGGTTGAGGCAGCCAGAGACATGGAGCATAAGCAGTCCCAATTAAACCTGGATGATCTGCCTATCGAACCGGCCTGGCAGACTTTGCGCGAGGATTTGCAATATGCGCTCAGCAATATGCTTGTGGCTCATGCGCCGCTGCTTAAAGAAACGATGGCATGCAGGATTCATAGAAGACCTCTGAACGATACGTTTACACAGATTAATAAAATTATTGATCCCGCAGTCAGGCAGATCGTGGCGCAGCACCTGGAGCGCTACAACAGCAAACCGAAGGCCGCGTTTGCGGAAGGCGTGACGGTATATCACAAAGACGGCAAGACGCCGATCAGGCGGGTGCGGATTCTACGGCCGGAAATCGCACTGCCCAATCCCGAGACAACCCAAACCGGCGCCATAGGCGAGCAGGGCAGGGTTTTTAAAGGGCTGGACGGCTGTCATCACGTGAAAATATTCAGGCATAAAAACACGGGCGAGTATGTCGGTGACTTTGTAGACGTGATGGAAGTGAGGTCCCTTGGCAAACAGAAGCAGCCGGTCATTGAAACAGACCAGGCAGAACAGTTTGAGTTTGTCATGGCGCTGTATGTCAATGACACGGTCAGCGTCGAAGAGGCCGGGCGAAGAATTTTTTACCGCGTTCAGAAACTGGATGCCGGCAGCAACGGATGCACGTTGCGTCTGCATTCAGCAGCGTCCTCCGACGGAAAAGATGAAGAGATTCACTTCAGCATTAACGAAGCGTCATTTAACAGATGGCGGTTGCGAAAGCACAAGGTCAATGCCATCGGTAAGCTCATCGGATGCTAA
- a CDS encoding ATP-binding protein yields the protein MKFRIRYFALILALVILGLPGLAGAEQRQSLHVGSEIGFPPYADIDAQGQSTGFSVELFAKVAEIMGIPVTFQPDNWDTVWQKLKTGKLDALPLVARLPEREGQVEFTETHTIGYDTFFVRKGHAPIKFIERARALSIIVLRSDASHDALANRGFNQQLVLVDSLADGFRLLASGQHDALLAPFLQGSMLLHKIGLEKIVAPGPLLKEYRREFCFAVRRGDTELRDRLNQGLAIVKANGEYDRLYRKWLNIDTSFSFPVKYAVWGAGIVAGLLALMGLWTWQLRRQVALRTAELAQAYTAVQAERQRLHDVLQALPAYVVLLTQDYKVAFANRFFEQRYGNARERACYEYLFNRCEPCEKCDTFKVMKTNAPLEWIWTGPDGHIYEIHDFPFTDTDGAPMILEVGIDITEMKRAKQALREANASLEQRVAERTAELEAARQEAVQARDLLRVSMDNSPALMSYVDKECRYRRANKNYELWFGYNPEQMYGHHVRDILGEPAWQTLSPYIERALAGEQVDFELQAPYLNEDRWVHTTYAPDVDAEGQVRGIVVHALDISERKRAEEALKEIDRRKDEFLAMLAHELRNPLAPISNAVQIMKRSDLDETRLAWCRDVINRQVEHLVRLVDDLLDVSRISRGKIELKKETLEVSTIVQRAIETSQPLIDARRHEFTVQLPPEPIYVEGDLVRLAQVVSNLLNNAAKYTDEGGRIKLTVEPADDDVFIRVRDNGRGIEPSALPSLFQLFYQVDRTIDRAEGGLGIGLALVKSLVAMHGGEVWASSEGRGKGSEFAIHLPCLRKSTVVATSCHIDAKPDEGPLRILVVDDNRDAAQSLSLLLTSEGHEVLLAYDGYAALEIAQAARPQVVLLDIGLPGMDGYAVARALRQDPALKMTHLIALSGYGREVDRETAKTAGFNGYLTKPVDFDELLCALARQSDAITH from the coding sequence ATGAAGTTCCGGATCAGATACTTTGCACTCATACTGGCTTTGGTCATCCTGGGCCTGCCCGGTCTCGCAGGCGCCGAACAAAGGCAATCTCTGCACGTTGGCTCTGAAATCGGCTTTCCGCCCTATGCCGATATTGATGCTCAGGGCCAATCGACCGGTTTCTCTGTCGAGCTGTTCGCCAAGGTCGCAGAAATCATGGGTATTCCCGTCACCTTCCAGCCAGACAACTGGGATACGGTCTGGCAAAAACTGAAAACGGGCAAGCTAGATGCCCTGCCGCTGGTGGCGCGCCTGCCGGAACGCGAAGGCCAGGTGGAATTCACTGAAACGCACACGATCGGCTACGATACTTTCTTCGTCCGCAAGGGGCATGCGCCCATCAAGTTTATTGAGCGAGCCCGGGCCTTAAGCATTATCGTCCTGCGCTCGGATGCCTCTCACGACGCGCTTGCCAACCGCGGCTTTAACCAGCAGCTGGTGCTTGTCGATAGTCTGGCCGATGGCTTTCGCCTGCTGGCTTCCGGCCAGCATGATGCCTTGCTGGCGCCGTTTCTGCAAGGCAGTATGCTGCTGCATAAAATCGGTCTGGAGAAGATAGTCGCACCCGGCCCGCTGCTCAAGGAATATCGACGGGAATTCTGCTTCGCTGTCCGTAGAGGCGACACTGAATTGCGCGATCGCCTCAATCAGGGGCTGGCCATCGTCAAGGCCAACGGTGAGTATGACCGGCTCTACAGAAAGTGGCTCAATATCGACACGTCCTTTTCATTTCCGGTCAAGTACGCTGTTTGGGGCGCAGGGATCGTTGCCGGCCTTTTAGCGCTCATGGGCCTGTGGACCTGGCAATTGCGTCGTCAGGTGGCACTGCGCACTGCCGAACTGGCTCAAGCCTATACAGCCGTACAAGCCGAACGCCAGCGTCTGCATGACGTGTTGCAGGCGCTTCCGGCCTATGTGGTGTTACTGACGCAGGATTATAAGGTAGCCTTCGCCAACCGTTTCTTCGAACAGCGCTACGGCAATGCCCGCGAGCGGGCTTGCTATGAATATTTGTTCAACCGCTGCGAGCCCTGCGAAAAATGTGACACTTTCAAGGTAATGAAAACCAATGCGCCGCTGGAATGGATCTGGACCGGCCCGGACGGCCATATTTATGAAATTCATGACTTTCCTTTCACCGATACCGACGGCGCGCCGATGATCCTGGAAGTCGGTATCGACATCACTGAAATGAAGCGGGCCAAACAGGCGCTGCGCGAAGCTAACGCATCATTGGAGCAACGCGTGGCCGAACGTACGGCCGAACTGGAGGCAGCGAGGCAGGAAGCCGTACAGGCCCGTGATCTGCTGCGGGTGAGCATGGATAATTCGCCGGCGCTAATGTCTTACGTCGACAAGGAATGCCGATACCGTCGCGCTAACAAGAATTACGAACTGTGGTTCGGCTATAACCCTGAACAAATGTATGGCCATCATGTCCGCGATATTCTTGGCGAACCCGCTTGGCAGACGCTCAGCCCTTACATCGAGCGGGCTCTGGCCGGCGAACAGGTCGATTTCGAGCTTCAGGCCCCTTACCTCAATGAAGACCGCTGGGTCCATACGACATACGCTCCGGATGTCGACGCCGAGGGACAAGTGCGCGGAATTGTGGTCCATGCACTTGATATCAGCGAGCGCAAACGAGCCGAAGAAGCTCTGAAAGAGATCGACCGCCGCAAGGATGAATTCCTGGCCATGCTGGCCCACGAACTGCGCAATCCGCTGGCGCCGATCAGCAACGCCGTGCAGATCATGAAGCGCTCCGACCTGGACGAAACACGGCTCGCCTGGTGCCGCGACGTCATTAATCGTCAGGTCGAGCACCTGGTCCGGCTGGTGGATGACCTGCTGGATGTCTCGCGCATCAGCCGCGGAAAGATCGAACTCAAAAAAGAAACTCTCGAAGTGTCGACTATTGTGCAGCGGGCAATAGAAACCAGCCAGCCGCTGATCGATGCGCGCCGTCATGAATTCACGGTACAGCTGCCGCCTGAACCGATCTATGTGGAAGGCGATCTGGTCCGGTTGGCGCAAGTCGTGTCGAACCTGCTCAACAATGCCGCCAAATACACCGATGAAGGCGGCCGCATCAAGCTGACCGTTGAGCCGGCGGACGATGACGTATTCATCCGCGTCCGCGACAACGGCCGGGGCATCGAGCCTTCGGCACTGCCCAGCCTGTTTCAACTGTTCTACCAGGTGGACCGCACCATCGACCGCGCGGAAGGCGGGCTGGGCATCGGGCTTGCGCTCGTCAAAAGCCTGGTGGCGATGCACGGCGGTGAGGTATGGGCCAGCAGCGAAGGGCGCGGCAAAGGCAGCGAATTCGCCATTCATCTCCCCTGCCTGCGGAAATCAACGGTCGTTGCAACTTCCTGTCATATAGACGCCAAGCCGGATGAAGGCCCGCTCCGCATCCTGGTCGTCGACGACAACCGCGATGCCGCCCAGAGCCTGTCCCTGCTGCTGACCAGCGAAGGACACGAGGTATTGCTGGCCTATGACGGCTACGCGGCACTGGAAATCGCACAGGCTGCACGGCCGCAGGTCGTGCTGCTCGACATCGGCCTGCCCGGTATGGATGGCTACGCGGTCGCGCGGGCGCTCAGGCAAGATCCCGCCCTGAAAATGACGCATCTGATTGCTCTGAGCGGCTATGGACGGGAAGTGGATCGTGAAACGGCAAAAACAGCCGGGTTCAACGGTTATCTGACCAAGCCGGTCGACTTTGACGAACTGCTGTGCGCCTTGGCCCGGCAGTCCGACGCTATAACACATTAG
- a CDS encoding WGR domain-containing protein: MNRIYLVRNETDKNMNRFYQLIIMPGLFGDWSLIREWGRVGSPGTVRKDWFDTEEEAINAAQRLCQSKQKGGYRYHSQ; the protein is encoded by the coding sequence ATGAACCGCATTTATCTGGTTCGGAACGAGACGGACAAAAACATGAACCGGTTTTATCAACTGATTATCATGCCGGGACTGTTCGGCGACTGGTCATTGATCCGCGAATGGGGTCGTGTCGGCTCGCCCGGCACCGTACGCAAGGATTGGTTCGATACCGAAGAAGAGGCCATCAATGCCGCCCAGCGCCTGTGTCAAAGCAAGCAGAAAGGCGGCTATCGTTATCATTCTCAGTGA
- a CDS encoding FAD-dependent oxidoreductase: MTRSHIILLIIMAALIGAFFYSDWQHLLTLDTLKARHQALLAYTNAHPVKATVFYALIYIAITALSLPGAALLTLAGGAIFGLLWGTLIVSFASTIGATLAFLAARFLFRDLVKARFADRVKAVDEGMARDGAYYLFTLRLVPIFPFFVINLVMGLTAITARTFYWISQLGMLPGTVVYINAGTQLAKIDTLSGIFSPALLGSFALLGFFPLLARKTVSVVQANKIYKKWTKPEKFDTNLVVIGAGAAGLVAAYVAAAVKAKVTLVEKHKMGGECLNTGCVPSKALIRSTKLLAQFHNSAKFGISGIKADFDFAEIMERVQRVIETVAPHDSAQRYRELGVDVIEATARMVSPWAVEVTTDQGSRILTTRSIIIAAGSRPFIPAIPGLENIDYLTSDTVWNLREQPRRLLVLGGGPVGCELAQAFARLGTQVIQVEKAPRLLTREDAEVSAAIAEKFGQEGIDVRLEHTAKQFLIENGEHILVADYQGQEKHIAFDKLLLAIGRSANTSGFGLEDIGVELSPGHTVQVDEFQATNYPNIFACGDVAGPYQFTHVAAHQAWHASVNALFGSFNKFRTDYSVIPWATFTDPEIARVGLNEQDAREQGVAYEVSVYNIDDLDRAIADSAAHGFVKVLTPPGRDKILGVTIVGQHAGEMIAEFVLAMKQGIGLNDILRTIHIYPTMAEANKNAAGVWRRHHQPEIILKWIARFHAWRRG; encoded by the coding sequence ATGACCAGATCGCACATCATTTTGCTGATAATCATGGCCGCGCTGATAGGCGCCTTTTTCTATTCCGATTGGCAGCACTTGCTGACGCTGGACACTTTAAAGGCCAGGCACCAGGCTCTCCTTGCTTATACCAATGCCCATCCTGTCAAAGCTACGGTCTTTTATGCGCTGATTTATATTGCCATAACGGCCTTATCCCTGCCCGGTGCTGCGCTGTTGACATTAGCCGGCGGCGCGATTTTCGGTTTGTTGTGGGGAACATTGATTGTATCGTTCGCATCCACCATCGGCGCCACACTGGCTTTTCTGGCCGCGCGTTTCCTGTTTCGCGATCTTGTCAAAGCCAGATTCGCCGATCGCGTCAAAGCCGTGGATGAAGGCATGGCGCGTGACGGGGCGTATTATTTGTTTACCTTGCGGCTGGTGCCGATTTTCCCGTTTTTCGTCATTAATCTGGTCATGGGACTGACTGCCATTACAGCTCGCACCTTCTACTGGATCAGCCAACTAGGCATGCTGCCCGGAACGGTGGTTTACATTAATGCCGGCACCCAATTGGCTAAAATCGATACTTTGTCCGGCATATTCTCGCCGGCTTTGCTCGGATCGTTCGCCTTGCTGGGATTTTTTCCTCTCCTGGCCCGAAAAACCGTATCGGTTGTTCAGGCCAATAAAATTTATAAAAAATGGACTAAACCCGAAAAATTCGACACCAACCTTGTCGTCATAGGCGCAGGGGCGGCAGGATTGGTCGCCGCCTACGTTGCCGCTGCCGTCAAGGCTAAAGTCACGCTGGTTGAAAAACACAAAATGGGCGGTGAATGCCTGAATACCGGCTGCGTGCCGTCAAAAGCCTTGATCCGTTCGACGAAATTGCTGGCACAGTTTCACAATTCCGCCAAGTTCGGCATCAGCGGCATTAAAGCCGATTTTGACTTTGCCGAGATTATGGAACGCGTGCAGCGTGTGATTGAAACTGTCGCGCCGCACGATTCGGCACAACGCTACCGCGAGCTCGGCGTGGATGTCATCGAAGCAACCGCCCGGATGGTTTCTCCCTGGGCGGTTGAAGTCACGACAGACCAAGGCTCGCGCATCCTGACAACGCGGTCCATCATCATTGCCGCCGGCTCACGCCCTTTTATTCCTGCGATCCCGGGACTTGAAAATATCGATTACCTGACTTCCGATACCGTCTGGAATTTGCGCGAGCAACCCAGGCGTTTGCTGGTGCTGGGCGGCGGCCCTGTCGGCTGCGAGCTGGCGCAAGCTTTCGCCCGCCTCGGCACGCAAGTCATCCAGGTCGAAAAAGCACCGCGCTTGTTGACGCGGGAAGATGCGGAGGTTTCCGCGGCTATAGCGGAAAAGTTCGGCCAGGAAGGCATAGATGTACGCCTTGAACATACCGCGAAGCAATTCCTTATCGAGAACGGCGAGCACATACTGGTCGCCGACTATCAAGGTCAGGAAAAGCACATCGCCTTTGATAAGCTGTTGCTGGCTATCGGCCGCTCAGCCAACACCTCTGGTTTCGGCCTTGAAGACATCGGCGTGGAACTGTCGCCCGGTCATACGGTGCAGGTTGATGAATTCCAGGCCACCAATTATCCGAATATCTTCGCCTGCGGCGATGTGGCAGGCCCCTATCAGTTTACCCATGTAGCCGCGCACCAGGCCTGGCATGCATCGGTCAACGCCCTGTTCGGCAGCTTCAATAAATTCCGTACCGACTACTCCGTGATTCCCTGGGCAACTTTCACCGATCCGGAAATCGCCCGTGTCGGCCTGAATGAGCAGGACGCCAGGGAACAAGGCGTCGCTTATGAAGTCAGCGTTTACAATATCGACGATCTGGACCGCGCCATCGCTGACAGCGCTGCGCATGGTTTTGTCAAAGTACTGACGCCGCCTGGCCGGGATAAAATTTTAGGTGTTACTATCGTTGGCCAGCATGCCGGCGAGATGATCGCGGAATTCGTGCTGGCCATGAAACAGGGTATTGGCCTGAACGACATCCTGCGCACTATTCATATCTATCCGACGATGGCGGAAGCCAACAAAAACGCCGCCGGCGTCTGGAGACGTCATCATCAACCGGAAATAATATTGAAGTGGATAGCCCGTTTTCACGCCTGGCGGCGGGGCTGA